The DNA segment ATGCTTTGGCCAAGACGCAGATGGAGGCTGGTGGCACGATGATTTCTTTCACCTTGCGTCATGGTGGCAGGAGACATGCCTTTGCCTTCCTTGATGCTCTTCGTCTCTTTCTTATTTCCAACAATCTTGGCGACACACGGAGTCTTGCTGTCCACCCGTCCACAACGACCCACCACCGCTTGACAGAGGAAGAACGTTCGCAGGTAGGAATAACCGACAATCTCGTGCGTCTTTCTATAGGGCTAGAAGAGACAGACGACCTTATGCAAGATATTGCACAAGCATGGGAAAAAGCTGTATAAGGGTGAGGCGAAGAGGACGTATGAATGGAAAAAGAAGAATGTCTATGCATTATATGAAAGAGACGCAGATGATGCGTGTCACCGTTCAGCCCGTCTATTTAGAGGAGCAATCGGACCCAGACAAGAGCTACTATGTATGGGCGTACCATATCCGCATAGAGAATAACCGAGAGGACACGGTGACCCTTGTGGGACGTCATTGGAGCATCACCGATGCTAACGGTGTCGTGCAGGAGATGAAGGGGAAAGGTGTTGTCGGTGAGCAACCCGTCCTTGTGCCGGGTGCCGCTTTCGAATATGTGAGCGGGACGCCTCTTCACACCTGTTCTGGCTTTATGCTAGGACGCTATAAAATGGTTAGCGAAGGCGGTGAGACATTCCATGTCGATATCCCTGGTTTTTCTCTGGATATTCCCCATCAACCTCGTTCCATCAACTGACACCCCGTCCTCCTGATAACCCCTCATAATAACCTCCGATATATGTGTTGAGCCGATGAAAGGAAACAATGATGTCATGAAAGAAAACAAAGATGTTTCGCGCCAAGAGGCTCTTGACGCTGTCAAGGTTCTCTTGCGCTGGATTGGTGAAGATGTGACAAGGGAGGGGTTGTTAGAGACTCCCCGCCGTTATATCGATGCCTTGAGCGAACATTGTGCGGGATTGAAACAGGACCCTTACGAGATTCTTGGCAAGACATTTCATGAGATTAATGGCTATGAAGATATGGTGCTTTTGCGTGATGTCGCTTTTGAGTCCCATTGTGAACATCACATTGCGCCTATCACAGGCCATGTCCATGTGGCCTATTTACCTTCGCAACGTGTTGTGGGCATCAGCAAGTTGGCGCGGGTTGTTGATGTCTTTGCGAAGAGGCTACAAGTCCAAGAACGTATGACGGCGCAGATCGCTGACGTCATCGACAAGGCGTTGAAACCAAGAGGTGTGGGCGTTGTCATTGAGGCAGTCCATCATTGTATGACGACACGTGGCGTTCATAAGAAGGGCGTTGCTATGGTGACGAGTCATGTGACGGGAGCATTTCGAGATGACCCCCGCACGCGCGCCGAGTTTCTCAATCTCATTGGGAGCAAGCTGTTGAGGTAAAACCAATGCTTGTCCATCAGGATGGTGGCAGGCGTCGGCGTCGTCAATTGATGTGGGATGTTGCGTGTTAGATTTCAGGCCTGTCCTTTACATTATTGGCATTCTCTTGTGTGTGTTGGCATGTTTTATGCTGTTGCCTCTCACTGTCGATATGGTGGCGGGGCATACGAATTGGCATAGTTTTGCCATTGCGGCGAGTATCACGTTCTTTTTTGGCGTGACTCTTGCGTCTACCTACTATATGGATGATTTTTCCCTCTCGGTGCGCGAAGGATTTCTCCTCACGACGAGCATGTGGCTCACGGCGTCTCTTTTTGGGGCTTTGCCTTTTCTTCTTGTGGCTGAGTCGTTATCTCTCACCGATGCTCTTTTCGAGTCTGTGTCTGGCGTCACGACGACGGGGTCGACGGTTGTGTCTGAGCTTGCTGAACGTTCCAAAGGATTTTTATTATGGCGCGCTTTGTTGCAGTGGCTTGGTGGCATAGGGTTTGTTGTGATGGCGGTTGCCATTCTTCCTGTTTTGAGGATAGGTGGCATGCAGCTCTTCCAGTTGGACTCTAGTACGGCGTCCCAAAAGGCCTTTCCACGGGTGGGACAAGTTGCTATGGCCATTGGGGCGATCTATTTCGCTCTGACGTTTCTTTGTGCCTTATGCCTCTATGGTTTTGGCATGACGGGCTTCGAGGCGGTAGCACACAGCATGACGACGGTCGCAACGGGAGGCTTTTCCACATCTGATGACTCCATTGGTGGCTTTGCGACACCCGCCATCGATGTGACGATAACGTTTTTTATGGTGCTGGGGTCTCTCCCCTTTGTGTTGTATTTGCGCGTCCACCATATGCGCGCGGGTTCTTTGTGG comes from the Alphaproteobacteria bacterium GM7ARS4 genome and includes:
- the apaG gene encoding Co2+/Mg2+ efflux protein ApaG, with the translated sequence MSMHYMKETQMMRVTVQPVYLEEQSDPDKSYYVWAYHIRIENNREDTVTLVGRHWSITDANGVVQEMKGKGVVGEQPVLVPGAAFEYVSGTPLHTCSGFMLGRYKMVSEGGETFHVDIPGFSLDIPHQPRSIN
- the folE gene encoding GTP cyclohydrolase I FolE, whose translation is MKENKDVSRQEALDAVKVLLRWIGEDVTREGLLETPRRYIDALSEHCAGLKQDPYEILGKTFHEINGYEDMVLLRDVAFESHCEHHIAPITGHVHVAYLPSQRVVGISKLARVVDVFAKRLQVQERMTAQIADVIDKALKPRGVGVVIEAVHHCMTTRGVHKKGVAMVTSHVTGAFRDDPRTRAEFLNLIGSKLLR
- a CDS encoding TrkH family potassium uptake protein, with the protein product MLDFRPVLYIIGILLCVLACFMLLPLTVDMVAGHTNWHSFAIAASITFFFGVTLASTYYMDDFSLSVREGFLLTTSMWLTASLFGALPFLLVAESLSLTDALFESVSGVTTTGSTVVSELAERSKGFLLWRALLQWLGGIGFVVMAVAILPVLRIGGMQLFQLDSSTASQKAFPRVGQVAMAIGAIYFALTFLCALCLYGFGMTGFEAVAHSMTTVATGGFSTSDDSIGGFATPAIDVTITFFMVLGSLPFVLYLRVHHMRAGSLWLDSQVRAFLATLVSCIAVLVLWRLSYDDGTDLVTLVREVAFNTVSLMTGTGFVTSDATLWGSFAVTLLFFLMLAGGCAGSTTCGIKIFRFQIAYAVAACHIKRIAHPRGVFVPYYHGTAVPQDIAESVMGFIFLFAFTFLVLALSLTWVGLDFQTSMSAAATAIANVGPALGGDLGPTDSFAYLPDHAKWLLSGGMLIGRLEIYTALITLLPRFWRW